The DNA sequence CCAGAGACCGGTGGCGGGTAGACGGCGATCGCGCACCAGCTCCTCGGCGACGGCCGTCGGTACCCAGCACCAGGCCGGCTCCTCGGCGGCCAGGAACTCCGCCAGTCGACGCGGGTCGGTGCGGGCCTCCTCGGCCGGCAGGACCAAAGTGGCGCCGGCGGCGATGGCGGTCCAGATCTCCCAGGCGGTGACGTCGAAGGTGGTGCCGGCGACGTGAGTCAGCCGATCGCCGGGGGCGATGCGCCGGTGCGAGATCTGCCAGTCGACCAGCTCGGCGAGGCCGCCGTGGGTCACCATCACCCCTTTCGGCCGGCCGGTCGAGCCCGAGGTGTAGAAGAGGGCGGCGGCCTGTCCCGGGGGCGGCTGGGAGAACGACGCGGGAAGCGGCAAATCTGGGAGCCGATCCGGCAGGGGCTCGGCGTCCCGGCGCCGGGGCGGATCGAGGCGATGGGGCGGATCGAAGCGATGGGCTGCTTCCGCCGGTACCGTGCTGCCGGCGGCGGCGATCCACGCCACGGCGCCGGCGTCGGCCAGCAGGGCGACGATCCGCCGCCGCGGGTGCGCCGGGTCGAGGGGCAGGCAGACGCCGCCGGCGAGGAGGACGCCGAGCCATGACGCCACCAGAGGAGCGCCGCGCTCCAGGTACAGACCGACACAGGCCTCGGGTCCGACGCCGGCGCCTCGCAGGCGACGCGCCAGGTCGGCGGCCGCGGCGGTGAGCTCGCCGTAGGTCCAAACCTCCCCGCCGGCCTCGATCACCGCCGGCCGCTGAGGATCGCGCCGGGCCGCGGCCACCGCGCGCCGATGGACCGCTGCGATAGTGGTGGAAGGACGGAAGCCGCCGCTCCACTCGTGGAGGACGGCGTGGCGCTCCGCGGGCGCCAGCAGCGCCAGCTCCGTCCACCGCCGCCCGGGCTCGGTGAGTGCGCTCTGGATCAGGGTGCGCAGAGCGCGCAGCAACCGCTCGACGGTGGTCGTCTCGAAGCACGCCCGGTCGAAATCGACGGAGAGCTCCGGGCGCGCCCCCTCGAGGGCCACTCCCAGGGCCAGATCGAAGCGCGCCCGACGCTCGGCGGCGATCGGCTCGACCACCAGACGGCGCGCCGAGGCAGCGGGCTCGGGGCCGCCGCCGGTCAAGGTCACGTCCATCAGCGGCGGAGCACCGGAGCCTCCGAGCCCCTCGATCAAGAGATCCGCCGGCAGGTCGGCGCGGCCTTCGGCGGCCACCACCACCCGGCCGGCCGCGGCGATCACGCCGGCGGCGTCGAGATTGAAAGGTAGCGCCACCCGCAGCGGCACGAGGTCCGCCAGCATGCCGACGACGCCCGCGAGCCCGGGAAAGGGACGCCCGGCGACGGCCGTGCCGATCACCGCCTCGCTGACACCCCCCATCCGCGCCAGCCAGGCCGCCACGAATCCCAACGCCGCCGCAAAGGGGGTCGCCCCCGAGCGCCGCGCCAAGGCGGCCAAGGCCGGTCCTTCCGGCAGCGGCACGATCAGCTCTTCGGCGAGTCCTCGATCCCCGACCGGCGGCCGGTCGAAGGGGAGCTCCGGAGGCCGCGCGCCTTCGAAATCCCGGACCCAGGCCCGCACCCGGTCGGCGACCTGCCGGCTGCCCGCGTGGCGCTCCTGCCAGTACGCGAAGTCGGCGTACTGGAGGGCCACCGCGGGGAGCTCCGCCGGCTGTCCCCGCTCGCCCGCCGTCAATGCCTCCTCGAGCTCCCTCAGCAAGAGGTCGAGGGAGAGGCCGTCTCCGGAGATATGGTGCAGGGTCCAAACCAGAACCGGATCCCTGCCGCGGCGCTGGAAGAGCACCTCCCGCCGCGGTGGACGCGATTCGAGATCGAAAGGCCGGGTCGCCACCGCCGCCGCCGCCCGCCGCAACTCACCGTCCACGGCGTCCGGCGGCAAGGCCGAGAGATCGCAGCACGGCAACCGACGACGGCGGGCCGAGAGCACGACCTGCCGCGGTCCGTCGGCCGCTTCGCGGTAGACGGTGCGCAAGGCTTCATGGCGCTCGAGCACCAGCTCGACGGCCGCCTCCACCGTCGCCGGCGACGGCGCCCCGCGCAGCCGCAGGGCGGTGGCCAGGTGGTAAGCGGCCGAGTCGGGATGGCGTCGGTGGTGGAGCCAGAGGCGGCGCTGTGCGGCGGTCAACGGCGCCTCCGGGCCGCGCGCTGTCGGAGCCGGACCGGCGGGCGGAGCGAGCAGAGCCAGCAGGTCCGCCCGGGCGTCGCGCAGGCGCTCCTGCAGCTCGGCGCTCACCGCACCCCGCGGCGCGCGCAGGCGCAGGCGACCGTCCTCGGCGATGAGGTGGGCATCGAGGCGATTCAGCTCGGCGAGGAGCTCGACGGCGGTCAAATTTCCACCTCTTCCCAGTCCTCTTCTTGGGCGCCGGCGGGCACTGATTCCTCGCGGCGGCGGTCAGCGGCGCGGGCGATGGCGCGGACCGTGGGGCTCGCGAGCAGCTCACCCAGAGTCAAGTCCACGCCCATCCGCTCGCGCAGCAAAGCCGCCGCCCGGCCGGCGAGCAGAGAATGGCCGCCGAGCCGGAAGAAGTCGTCCTCGGCGGCAACCTCGGCCACCCCCAACAGCTCCGAGAACACCTCCGCTACCTGTCGCTCGCTGTCGTTCGCCGGAGGGGTCCGCCGCGGCGCCACCGCCGGCTCCTCGGGTCGCTCGTCGGCGGGCGCGTCAAGCCGGGCGCGCCAGGGAACGACCGAGTCATCGCCAACCGAGAAGAGCTGTGCGGTACCGCTCTCGAAGCGGTCGTGACGCCCGGCGGGGTCGTCGGTCATCGCCGCCAGCACTCGCGGGTAGAGAGCCGCCAGCGCCTCGGCCTGCAGGGAATCGAGCGTCTTGCCATCGACCGCCAGCTCACCGGAAAGGCCGCTGCCGGAGATCTGGGAGCGGAAGGTCGCGGACAGCGGCAG is a window from the Acidobacteriota bacterium genome containing:
- a CDS encoding amino acid adenylation domain-containing protein; its protein translation is MTAVELLAELNRLDAHLIAEDGRLRLRAPRGAVSAELQERLRDARADLLALLAPPAGPAPTARGPEAPLTAAQRRLWLHHRRHPDSAAYHLATALRLRGAPSPATVEAAVELVLERHEALRTVYREAADGPRQVVLSARRRRLPCCDLSALPPDAVDGELRRAAAAVATRPFDLESRPPRREVLFQRRGRDPVLVWTLHHISGDGLSLDLLLRELEEALTAGERGQPAELPAVALQYADFAYWQERHAGSRQVADRVRAWVRDFEGARPPELPFDRPPVGDRGLAEELIVPLPEGPALAALARRSGATPFAAALGFVAAWLARMGGVSEAVIGTAVAGRPFPGLAGVVGMLADLVPLRVALPFNLDAAGVIAAAGRVVVAAEGRADLPADLLIEGLGGSGAPPLMDVTLTGGGPEPAASARRLVVEPIAAERRARFDLALGVALEGARPELSVDFDRACFETTTVERLLRALRTLIQSALTEPGRRWTELALLAPAERHAVLHEWSGGFRPSTTIAAVHRRAVAAARRDPQRPAVIEAGGEVWTYGELTAAAADLARRLRGAGVGPEACVGLYLERGAPLVASWLGVLLAGGVCLPLDPAHPRRRIVALLADAGAVAWIAAAGSTVPAEAAHRFDPPHRLDPPRRRDAEPLPDRLPDLPLPASFSQPPPGQAAALFYTSGSTGRPKGVMVTHGGLAELVDWQISHRRIAPGDRLTHVAGTTFDVTAWEIWTAIAAGATLVLPAEEARTDPRRLAEFLAAEEPAWCWVPTAVAEELVRDRRLPATGLWTGGDRLRLRPASPSPLLVNSYGPTEATVTATAGVVEAAPSAGRLAPSLGRPIANVRTFVLDRRLAPVPPGFVGELCLGGAALARGYLGRPGLTAAAFMPDAVSGEPGARLYRTGDRVRHLADGRLHFLGRFDHQLEVRGHRIEPGEVEAALLAHPSVQQAAVAAPEVGGEPVLTAYVSAGAEPEVLRAWLRERLPPAFVPAAWVALEALPLSANGKLDRGRLPAPEISARPARDLAEQELVALWSDVLGVPAGRDTDFFAAGGSSLAAFRLAARIGALQGRLVAVETVLAAPTPAAVAAELGLTGETSDPWVELAPGEGLPLLLVPPPGGSAASYLDLAEGLRGRHPVRALRPAPAGPEEVATALEAAARAAAGGGPCLLGGWSAGGLLAFETARRRIAAGSPVRALVLLDAPPPGMLRPPSPRGALTAFVEFLIESAGAPPPESRLSSWDELIAWASSADLIGVGGEAQLRRWCDDFTSSVAAAAAVKADPPGPPAVLVAARRGPMVARGGVDAWRRSLDALEVLAVDADHHEVTRGPALDGLLAALGRIVPERQEERETA